Proteins encoded in a region of the Haloglomus salinum genome:
- a CDS encoding DolP-mannose mannosyltransferase, with protein MVPGTPSTAAVRRHVARTRAAAVSAGEWCLARPPVVAAALALLALGYAAVRLFSALPAGTWPWLGDSVIFEYVGWFLAEGNRLYIDVWEVKPPLSFEVTALLAVLAGEHVALYHVLNLLANAVTIAVGAAAAAGLVHDLTDDRLAAVVAGVAPFALPTYFYRALVGFKPKYLVIATGLGCLWLAFRERPLVAGAVSAAAVGLWQFALVFPCCVVGVCWQTGGRRAALRAVAGGLGAGVVVLLPVLYWGALPAMVAETVLAPLLLTRGQPLLARVGDIGWALGSWAPVALVGLAGVARSITAGRLAREWPLLVLVGWFSLQLAALDYDNPPDLFPWLAVVSLGVGLAVADVRDRSGGLVARLPVDGATLARALAAAVLVLATVAVATMGGFVTDPPRTDPKTYDTTREYALNVSGPDDLDGVERQYVYWNRVPIANCRAFGAANQQRLVRRLGLAEGQRWETAPCGRFDPTWRAVRSEYGFGGGNATATAGRDTQR; from the coding sequence ATGGTCCCCGGCACCCCCTCCACTGCCGCGGTCCGGCGGCACGTCGCGCGGACGCGAGCGGCCGCAGTTTCGGCAGGCGAGTGGTGTCTCGCCCGGCCGCCGGTCGTCGCGGCGGCGCTGGCGCTGCTGGCGCTCGGGTACGCCGCCGTCCGCCTGTTCTCGGCGCTCCCCGCCGGCACGTGGCCGTGGCTTGGCGACTCGGTCATCTTCGAGTACGTCGGCTGGTTCCTCGCCGAGGGGAACCGGCTCTACATCGACGTCTGGGAGGTGAAGCCGCCGCTCTCGTTCGAGGTGACGGCGCTGCTGGCGGTGCTGGCAGGCGAGCACGTCGCCCTGTACCACGTGCTCAACCTGCTGGCGAACGCCGTGACCATCGCTGTCGGGGCCGCGGCCGCCGCGGGCCTCGTCCACGACCTGACTGACGACCGCCTCGCGGCGGTGGTCGCGGGCGTGGCGCCGTTCGCGCTGCCGACGTACTTCTACCGCGCGCTCGTCGGGTTCAAGCCGAAGTACCTCGTCATCGCGACGGGGCTGGGCTGTCTGTGGCTCGCGTTCCGCGAGCGCCCGCTCGTGGCGGGCGCCGTGAGCGCGGCGGCGGTCGGGCTCTGGCAGTTCGCTCTCGTCTTCCCGTGCTGCGTGGTCGGAGTGTGCTGGCAGACAGGTGGGCGGCGCGCCGCGTTGCGGGCGGTGGCTGGCGGGCTCGGAGCCGGCGTCGTCGTCCTCCTGCCGGTGCTCTACTGGGGCGCGCTGCCGGCGATGGTCGCCGAGACGGTGCTGGCACCGCTGCTGCTGACCCGCGGCCAGCCGCTCCTCGCGCGGGTGGGGGACATCGGGTGGGCGCTGGGGTCGTGGGCGCCGGTGGCGCTCGTCGGCCTGGCCGGGGTCGCCCGGTCCATCACGGCGGGGCGGCTGGCGCGTGAGTGGCCGCTGCTCGTCCTCGTCGGCTGGTTCTCCCTCCAGCTCGCCGCGCTCGACTACGACAACCCGCCCGACCTGTTCCCGTGGCTCGCGGTCGTCTCGCTCGGCGTCGGGCTGGCCGTGGCGGACGTCCGGGACCGGTCGGGGGGGCTCGTCGCCCGGCTCCCCGTCGACGGTGCCACGCTCGCACGGGCGCTCGCGGCCGCGGTGCTGGTGCTGGCGACGGTCGCCGTCGCCACGATGGGTGGGTTCGTCACCGACCCGCCCCGGACCGACCCGAAGACGTACGATACCACCCGCGAGTACGCGCTGAACGTGTCGGGCCCCGACGACCTCGACGGCGTCGAACGCCAGTACGTCTACTGGAACCGGGTCCCGATAGCCAACTGCCGGGCGTTCGGGGCCGCCAACCAGCAGCGGCTCGTGCGACGGCTCGGGCTCGCCGAGGGGCAGCGGTGGGAGACGGCTCCCTGTGGGCGCTTCGACCCGACCTGGCGTGCCGTCCGGAGCGAGTACGGGTTCGGGGGCGGGAACGCCACGGCCACTGCCGGTCGCGACACCCAACGCTAA
- a CDS encoding NifU family protein, protein MSTQSEDGDSEDELRERISNFLRRNFPQIQMHGGSAAIQNLDREEGSVTIMLGGACSGCGISPMTIQAIKSRMTKEIPEINTVHAETGMGGNEGMAGGAGGGSGMSPSFPGESSSSDSDEGPEAPF, encoded by the coding sequence ATGAGCACCCAGAGCGAGGACGGCGACTCCGAGGACGAGCTGCGCGAGCGTATCAGCAACTTCCTCCGCCGGAACTTCCCGCAGATCCAGATGCACGGCGGCAGCGCCGCCATCCAGAACCTCGACCGCGAGGAGGGCAGCGTCACCATCATGCTCGGCGGCGCCTGCTCGGGCTGTGGCATCTCCCCGATGACCATCCAGGCCATCAAGTCCCGCATGACCAAGGAGATTCCCGAGATCAACACGGTCCACGCCGAGACCGGCATGGGCGGCAACGAGGGCATGGCCGGCGGCGCCGGCGGCGGCAGCGGCATGTCCCCCTCCTTCCCCGGCGAGTCCTCCTCGTCCGACTCGGACGAGGGGCCCGAAGCGCCGTTCTAG
- a CDS encoding DUF5783 family protein has translation MPEFDADRFAEDKYVDYLTDLQQAYKNAFDRMNDRYDSKLVHAIDQEVLNESEPFYEGDGRFRLEVPEDPADRVTSVVVGDEKLQGVLEAYRETVEREIARQFGFDPDEGSATAAE, from the coding sequence ATGCCCGAGTTCGACGCCGACCGCTTCGCCGAGGACAAGTACGTCGACTACCTGACCGACCTGCAGCAGGCGTACAAGAACGCGTTCGACCGGATGAACGACCGCTACGACTCGAAGCTGGTCCACGCCATCGACCAGGAGGTGCTCAACGAGTCCGAACCGTTCTACGAGGGGGACGGCCGGTTCCGGCTTGAGGTGCCCGAGGACCCCGCGGACCGGGTGACGAGCGTCGTGGTCGGCGACGAGAAGCTCCAGGGCGTGCTGGAGGCCTACCGGGAGACGGTCGAGCGCGAGATCGCCCGGCAGTTCGGCTTCGACCCGGACGAGGGGTCGGCGACGGCCGCGGAGTGA
- a CDS encoding ring-cleaving dioxygenase has product MVETTGIHHVTAIGGDPTRNAAFYVETLGLRLVKRTVNHDDTNTYHLYFGDGAGTPGTNITFFPWTDDGRQGEFGAGQTQYTAFSVPEGSLSYWADRLADHEVDAERLELFGEERLRFTDPDGIGLELVAEAAERPGPTWDDSPVPATHQIRGFAGVTLALADPNVTAGVLESIGYGRVAEDDDDGATVTRYDTGADGIGTWVDLVATDAPRGRMGVGTVHHVAFRLADEAEQHAMQETLEAVGMDPTEVIDRKYFTAIYAREPEGVLFEFATMGPGFDADEPVESLGERLALPEWLEDEREAIEAALPDFEPPRPAAASEASADD; this is encoded by the coding sequence ATGGTCGAGACGACGGGAATCCATCACGTGACCGCCATCGGCGGGGACCCGACCCGGAACGCCGCGTTCTACGTCGAGACGCTCGGGCTCCGCCTCGTCAAGCGGACCGTCAACCACGACGACACCAACACGTATCACCTCTACTTCGGTGACGGCGCGGGGACGCCCGGCACCAACATCACCTTCTTCCCGTGGACCGACGACGGCCGGCAGGGCGAGTTCGGCGCCGGACAGACCCAGTACACCGCGTTCTCGGTACCCGAGGGCTCGCTCTCCTACTGGGCCGACCGCCTCGCCGACCACGAGGTCGACGCCGAGCGGCTGGAGCTGTTCGGCGAGGAGCGCCTGCGCTTCACGGACCCCGACGGTATCGGCCTCGAACTCGTCGCTGAGGCCGCCGAGCGCCCGGGGCCGACGTGGGACGACTCGCCGGTTCCCGCCACCCACCAGATTCGCGGGTTCGCCGGAGTCACGCTCGCGCTCGCGGACCCGAACGTGACCGCCGGCGTGCTGGAGTCCATCGGCTACGGACGGGTCGCCGAGGACGACGACGACGGGGCCACGGTCACGCGCTACGACACCGGCGCCGACGGCATCGGGACGTGGGTCGACCTCGTGGCGACGGACGCCCCGCGCGGGCGGATGGGCGTCGGGACGGTCCACCACGTCGCCTTCCGGCTGGCCGACGAGGCCGAACAGCACGCGATGCAGGAGACGCTGGAGGCCGTCGGGATGGACCCGACCGAGGTCATCGACCGGAAGTACTTCACGGCGATCTATGCCCGCGAACCGGAGGGCGTCCTGTTCGAGTTCGCCACGATGGGACCGGGCTTCGACGCCGACGAACCCGTCGAGTCGCTGGGTGAGCGCCTCGCGCTCCCGGAGTGGCTGGAGGACGAGCGCGAGGCAATCGAGGCCGCCCTCCCCGACTTCGAGCCGCCGCGGCCCGCCGCCGCGAGCGAGGCCAGCGCCGACGACTGA